From the genome of Phaeobacter sp. A36a-5a:
TGCTGACGCTGAAATCCCTGCGCCGTCTGCTGAACGAAATGACCGAGCTGACAGATGAATTCCGCGCCGAGGCAAATCGCAAACTGCTGGACGAACTGGTGCCGGACAAGGTGCCGATGGACACGTTGCACAGCGTCTTGCGTCTGCTTCTGGAGGAGCGGGTGTCCATCCGCAACATGCCTCTCATTCTCGAATCGATTGCCGAGGCACGCCTCCATACCAACCAGCCCGAGATCATCTGTGAGCATGTGCGCCAACGTTTGGGTTTCCAGCTGGTTGGTGAGATGAAGCGCGAGGATGGGACCATTCCGCTGATCCAGCTGGCCCCGGAATGGGAAGAGACCTTCTCTACCTACCAGATCGACGCTCAGGGTGGCGCCGTCGATATCGCGCTGCCGCCGGATCAGTTCAACCGACTGGCCGAGGGGCTGAGCGACCGACTGAACAGCACGACCGAACAGGGTGTTTTTGCAGCGGTTGTTACCTCGACCCGGCGTCGTCGATACCTGCGGACAATCCTGAAATCACGCGGCATCCTCAATCCGGTTTTGTCTTTCGAGGAAATCGGACTTGAGGCCAGACCTGCCCTGGTAGGCATGGTTCCGGCATGAGCATTGGCTTTCTGCCGCCTGAGCTGGTCGCTCTTCTGGGCGCCGGCTTTTGGCATGGGGCCATCATCTTTCTGCGGGTTGCGGCCATGGTGTCCGTACTACCCGCCTTCGGCGAAAAATATGTCCCGGTGCGGATCAAACTGGCCATTTCGCTGGCGTTCACATTTATCGTGGCGCCGGCCTTGCCGTTGCTGCCGGAACCGGCCAGCCCGCTGCATTACGCCAGTCTCGCGCTGAGTGAAGCCGTTGTTGGTCTGGCCCTCGGGGTCGCGATCCGCATGTTTGTTCATGCAATCCAGATCGCCGGAACAATTGCCGCGCAGTCGACGTCTCTCGCACAGGTTCTGGGCGGTATCGGTGCCGAGCCAATGCCCGCTATTGGCGCCGTCCTTTTGATCTCGGGATTGGCGCTGGCGGTCATGCTGGGTCTTCATATCCGTGTGGCTGAATTCATAATCTACAGCTACATGATGTTCCCGGTGGGTGAATTTCCGGCGGCATCCGGCCTGTCGGATTGGGGCGTACACCGTGTTTCGCGCGCCTTTGCGATGGGGTTCTCTCTCGCTGCACCGTTCCTGATCGGCTCGATGGTCTACAATCTGACACTGGGTGTCATCAACCGCGCCATGCCCGCGCTGATGGTGGCCTTTGTCGGTGCGCCGGTGGTTACCTTCGGAGGTCTCGCAATCCTGATGGTTGCCAGCCCAATGATCTTGGATATCTGGAGCACCGCGCTTATGAGCTTCTTTGCCAATCCGGGTGAGGGGATGCCATGAGCGACGACGACTCAGACAAGTCATATGAACCAACACCGCAGAAGCTTGAGAAAGCACGGAAAAAAGGTGAAGTTCCAAAATCTACCGACCTGTCGGTGGCGGCGTCCTATCTCGGGCTGATCATCGCGATTTACGTGTCGGGGGCAGACGTTGTCGCCGAAATCGGCACGATATTGATGTCGTTTCTCGATCAACCCGACCGGCTGGCAGAATTATTCTTCAACGGCGCCGGCACCGTGCCGGTTGGCGGGATCATGATGGCTGTCGGGACCTCAAGTCTGCC
Proteins encoded in this window:
- a CDS encoding flagellar biosynthetic protein FliR, translating into MSIGFLPPELVALLGAGFWHGAIIFLRVAAMVSVLPAFGEKYVPVRIKLAISLAFTFIVAPALPLLPEPASPLHYASLALSEAVVGLALGVAIRMFVHAIQIAGTIAAQSTSLAQVLGGIGAEPMPAIGAVLLISGLALAVMLGLHIRVAEFIIYSYMMFPVGEFPAASGLSDWGVHRVSRAFAMGFSLAAPFLIGSMVYNLTLGVINRAMPALMVAFVGAPVVTFGGLAILMVASPMILDIWSTALMSFFANPGEGMP